The proteins below are encoded in one region of Pithys albifrons albifrons isolate INPA30051 chromosome 25, PitAlb_v1, whole genome shotgun sequence:
- the LOC139682616 gene encoding keratin, type I cytoskeletal 12-like, which yields MALSVRTSSGSRQFSSRSGLPGASLRMSSSSGGGGFGGSGLGFGGGSGGGFGAASLLGSGSGFGGGFGSSSGTGFGSSLSSGFGGGFGGGLGGGLGGGLGGGLGGGSYGSGLGSAFGGGLGSGFVSSSGAGFGSGFGGGSGPGYGGGFGPAGPGDGGLLSGSKKETMQNLNDRLAAYLDKVRSLEDSNTELERKIREWYEKSGPGTGTPGSGNDYSKFYPLIEDLRNKIINATIDNARIILQVDNARLAADDFRLKYENEVALRQSVEADINGLRRVLDELTLTRADLEMQIESLNEELAYLKKNHEEELQGIQSSELGQVSVEMDAAPGTDLTKLLNDMRGQYEVIAEQNRKEAEAWFNEKSGELKREISTNTEQLQSGKSEITDLKRTLQSLEIELQSQLAMKKSLEDTLAETEGGYCAQLSQIQLQIGNLESQLFQVRADMERQNAEYQQLLDIKTRLEMEIETYRRLLDGEFVGAGQAVTFESSSLTGSKSQTQSLDSSQDPSKTRKIKTIVEEVVDGKVVASHVKEVEEKI from the exons ATGGCCCTCTCCGTGCGCACCAGCAGCGGGTCCCGGCAGTTCTCCTCCCGGAGTGGACTTCCCGGGGCATCTCTGAGGATGTCCAGTTCTAGTGGTGGAGGGGGCTTTGGTGGCAGTGGGCTTGGGTTTGGTGGAGGGTCTGGGGGAGGTTTCggtgctgcttctctgctgggTTCAGGCTCTGGCTTCGGTGGGGGctttgggagcagctctggcacaggcttTGGGAGCAGCTTAAGCAGTGGCTTTGGTGGAGGCTTTGGGGGTGGTTTAGGTGGTGGTTTAGGTGGTGGTTTAGGTGGTGGTTTAGGGGGTGGTAGCTATGGAAGTGGCTTAGGCAGTGCTTTtgggggaggtttgggaagTGGTTTTGTCAGCAGTTCAGGTGCTGGGTTTGGAAGTGGCTTTGGAGGTGGCTCAGGGCCTGGGTATGGAGGTGGGTTTGGCCCTGCCGGTCCTGGGGATGGTGGCCTTCTTTCTGgctcaaaaaaagaaactatGCAGAACCTCAATGACCGTCTGGCCGCGTATCTGGACAAGGTGAGATCTCTGGAGGATTCCAACACTGAGCTGGAGCGCAAAATCCGTGAGTGGTACGAGAAAAgtggccctggcactggcacccCTGGATCTGGGAACGACTACAGTAAATTCTACCCTCTCATTGAAGATCTTCGAAACAAG ATCATCAATGCCACCATTGACAATGCAAGGATCATTCTGCAGGTCGATAATGCCAGACTGGCTGCTGATGACTTCAGGCTGAA ATATGAGAATGAAGTGGCTCTTCGGCAGAGTGTGGAGGCCGATATCAACGGCCTGCGCAGAGTCCTGGACGAGCTGACCCTGACCAGGGCGGACCTGGAGATGCAGATTGAAAGCCTGAATGAGGAACTGGCTTATCTCAAGAAGAATCATGAAGAg GAGCTTCAGGGTATCCAAAGCAGTGAATTGGGCCAAGTCAGCGTGGAAAtggatgctgctccagggaCTGACCTGACCAAGCTCCTGAATGACATGAGGGGACAGTACGAAGTCATTGCTGAGCAAAACCGTAAAGAGGCCGAGGCGTGGTTCAATGAAAAG AGTGGGGAGCTGAAAAGGGAAATCTCCACCAATACTGAGCAGCTCCAGTCAGGAAAGAGCGAGATCACGGATTTAAAACGGActctgcagagcctggaaaTAGAGCTGCAGTCCCAGCTCGCCATG AAAAAATCCCTGGAAGACACTCTGGCAGAGACAGAAGGCGGTTACTGCGCTCAGCTGTCGCAAATCCAGCTGCAGATCGGGAACCTGGAGAGCCAACTCTTCCAGGTCAGGGCTGACATGGAGCGCCAGAACGCCGAGTACCAACAGCTCCTGGACATCAAGACTCGCCTGGAAATGGAGATTGAGACCTACCGGCGCCTGCTGGATGGAGAATTCGT GGGCGCAGGACAGGCAGTTACATTTGAAAGCTCATCCCTGACAGGGTCCAAATCTCAAACACAATCACTGGATTCTTCTCAGG ATCCAAGCAAAACTAGAAAGATCAAGACAATTGTCGAAGAAGTGGTAGATGGAAAAGTTGTTGCATCCCATGTTAAGGAAGTTGAAGAGAAAATATGA
- the LOC139682617 gene encoding keratin, type I cytoskeletal 23-like, giving the protein MWLIPNNNSVQAHKCFRIDQEEARFVMTQSCCCSHSSKGNSHRKRHKAAQGRRRGCSVLGSQSRGSVHTELSMSTSQGPFQFFSGSLRGSPGCGLAQQGTSYRASSADGGASSTHPSCSSARPLWLPTGGAPWAGFGEHHGQSIFLGGNEKQTMQNLNERLAAYLDKVRALEAANAQLESCILEWHRTKSHGKRHDFNQYEQNVTDMQRQIEDGKITNASILLQIDNANMASEDFRLKYEAEKCRRQGVQLDVENLRKELDGLTIINTDLEMEIEGLREEHILRRKDHEEDMEANRSSQDFKVSIKVNTAPPEDLGKILAEIREDYEAIIEKNRQSLDNWYKEQSSALSLAATPNPEEIQRNDNEIKELTRTLQALDIELQAQISKKHMLEDTLADTRNYYTAALQNMQQIISRCEEELSQVRHDMKQQNNQYKVLLGIKTRLEKEISTYRLLLEGNADGTARISEDKEHAGLSKQKLRAIVHDSVNGEVVASTINEIPPQA; this is encoded by the exons ATGTGGCTGATTCCAAACAACAACAGTGTGCAGGCTCATAAATGCTTCAGAATTGACCAAGAGGAAGCACGTTTCGTGATGACACAATCTTGTTGCTGTAGTCATTCATCGAAGGGAAACTCCCACAGGAAAAGGCATaaagctgcccagggaaggcgAAGAGGCTGCTCAGTGCTAGGCAGCCAAAGCCGGGGTTCGGTTCACACAGAGCTAAGCATGAGCACCAGCCAAGGCCCTTTCCAGTTTTTttctgggtccctcaggggtAGTCCAGGGTGTGGTTTGGCCCAGCAAGGAACTTCTTACAGAGCGTCAAGTGCAGATGGTGGTGCCAGCAGCAcacatccctcctgctcctccgCCAGACCCCTGTGGCTGCCCACGGGAGGGGCACCCTGGGCAGGCTTCGGCGAGCACCATGGGCAAAGCATCTTCCTGGGGGGCAATGAGAAACAGACTATGCAGAACCTGAATGAGCGCTTGGCTGCCTACCTGGACAAGGTCCGTGCCTTAGAAGCAGCCAATGCTCAGCTGGAGAGCTGCATCCTAGAGTGGCACAGGACTAAGTCTCATGGAAAGAGGCATGACTTCAACCAATACGAGCAAAACGTCACTGACATGCAAAGGCAG ATTGAGGATGGCAAGATCACCAATGCCAGTATCCTTTTACAAATCGATAATGCCAACATGGCATCCGAAGACTTCAGGCTCAA GTACGAAGCAGAGAAGTGTCGCAGGCAGGGAGTGCAGCTGGATGTGGAGAACCTGCGCAAGGAGCTCGACGGCCTGACCATCATCAACACAGATCTGGAAATGGAAATTGAAGGCTTGAGAGAAGAGCACATCCTCAGGAGGAAAGACCACGAGGAG GATATGGAAGCAAATCGCTCCTCACAAGACTTCAAAGTCAGCATAAAAGTAAACACAGCCCCTCCTGAGGACTTGGGCAAGATTCTGGCAGAAATAAGAGAAGATTACGAGGCCATAATTGAAAAGAATCGTCAAAGTCTGGACAACTGGTACAAAGAACAG AGCTcagccctgtccctggcagCAACCCCCAATCCCGAGGAGATCCAGCGCAACGACAACGAGATCAAGGAGCTCACACGGACCTTGCAGGCCCTGGACATCGAGCTGCAGGCACAGATTAGTAAG AAACACATGCTGGAAGACACCTTGGCCGACACTCGGAATTACTACACTGCTGCACTCCAAAACATGCAGCAGATCATCTCCAGGTGCGAGGAGGAGCTGAGCCAGGTTCGGCACGACATGAAGCAGCAAAATAACCAATACAAGGTTCTTCTGGGGATCAAAACCCGCCTGGAGAAGGAAATTTCCACGTACCGcctgctgctggaagggaaTGCTGACGG GACAGCAAGAATATCTGAAGATAAAG aacaCGCCGGGCTGAGCAAACAGAAGCTCAGAGCGATCGTCCACGACAGCGTGAACGGGGAGGTGGTGGCCTCCACCATCAATGAGATCCCCCCACAAGCCTGA
- the LOC139682621 gene encoding keratin, type I cytoskeletal 20-like isoform X1 encodes MAFSTHSIQRAVSTHLQPSAPSVSGFAPRKMSFHKIQAPSVYGGAGGYGTRISTSSSYSQGGSLQLSITGSDVLLAGNEKSTMQNLNDRLAAYLERVRALEKANSRIEMQIKEWYEKNTISTGQDYSSYFKTIEELRSKIAAAQLENARLALQIDNAKLAADDFRLKFENEHLLKKSAESDTAGLLRVRDDLTLIKADLEAQIESVNEELIFLKKNHEEDCSRLRKEVSGSVNVDMDAAPGTDLVAVMENMRKQYEEMAEKNRQEAKEHFEKQTAELNKVVAINIEQLQVQRKEITERRQIFQSLELELQSQLNMRQTLEGSVAETEARYNSQLAQIQGSIATLSAQLRQIRADMEAQNHEYSILLDIKTRLEMEIATYRRLLEGEESGHLELEVSTLEHEKEISKTKKIKTIVEEVVDGKIVSSQVEEIEEKM; translated from the exons ATGGCATTTTCCACCCACAGCATCCAGCGGGCTGTGAGCACCCACCTCCAACCCTCTGCACCCAGCGTCAGTGGGTTCGCCCCCAGGAAAATGTCCTTCCACAAGATCCAGGCCCCCAGTGTCTACGGGGGCGCCGGGGGCTACGGCACCCGCATATCCACCAGCAGCAGCTACAGCCAAGGGGGCAGCCTCCAGCTCAGCATCACTGGCAGCGACGTGCTGCTCGCTGGCAACGAGAAATCCACCATGCAGAACCTCAACGACCGCTTGGCCGCGTACCTGGAGAGGGTGCGCGCGCTGGAGAAGGCAAACTCCCGGATCGAGATGCAGATCAAGGAGTGGTATGAGAAGAACACCATAAGCACAGGGCAGGACTACAGCTCCTACTTCAAAACCATTGAAGAACTCCGAAGTAAA attgctgctgctcagctggaaAATGCCAGGCTTGCCCTGCAGATTGACAATGCCAAGCTGGCTGCTGATGACTTTAGACTGAA GTTTGAGAACGAGCACCTGCTCAAGAAGAGCGCGGAGAGCgacactgcagggctgctccGCGTCCGCGACGACCTGACCCTGATCAAAGCCGACCTGGAGGCCCAGATCGAGAGTGTCAACGAGGAACTCATCTTCCTTAAGAAGAACCATGAGGAG GACTGCAGCCGCCTGCGCAAGGAGGTGAGCGGCTCCGTGAACGTGGACATGGATGCTGCTCCCGGCACTGACCTGGTAGCTGTTATGGAAAACATGAGAAAGCAGTATGAAGAAATGGCAGAAAAGAACCGCCAAGAAGCCAAggaacattttgaaaagcag ACAGCAGAACTGAACAAGGTGGTTGCCATCAACATTGAACAGCTCCAGGTCCAAAGGAAAGAGATCACGGAACGGAGACAGATCTtccagagcctggagctggAATTACAGTCCCAGCTGAACATG AGACAGACCCTGGAAGGCTCAGTGGCTGAGACGGAGGCGCGGTACAACTCCCAGCTCGCCCAGATCCAGGGAAGCATCGCCACGCTGTCGGCTCAGCTGAGGCAGATCCGAGCCGACATGGAGGCCCAGAACCACGAGTACAGCATCCTGCTGGACATCAAGACTCGCCTGGAGATGGAGATCGCCACGTACCGGCGGCTGCTGGAGGGCGAGGAGAGCGG GCATTTAGAACTGGAAGTATCAACGTTAGAGCATGAAAAAG AAATAAGTAAAACAAAGAAGATCAAGACAATAGTTGAGGAAGTGGTTGATGGCAAGATTGTCTCCTCTCAGGTCGAAGAGATCGAAGAGAAGATGTAA
- the KRT222 gene encoding keratin-like protein KRT222 yields MEPARLRRESRAKYDSHITRNQIKTVSSARTQVEEGASKRMDKEAEALKAARAELCEARRQWHHMQIEIESLHAVEKGLERSLRATEQQYHMQLQNLEGEIECLEKELLEVRRGIEKQLREHEILLNTRMKLEEEIATYRSLLEQEESRFRCSIPAQKDDKKPSTSKITFTLPADSVKKHKPKKVELMTKQAILDGNIMKESAEAHGTVQTEKVDEVIKEWEGSFFKDNPRLRKKSVSLRFDLHLAATEEGCLHTKNKTFPDIEVRLVMRRSCSIPSIKP; encoded by the exons atggagccGGCCCGGCTCCGCCGAGAGAGCAGGGCAAAGTATGACTCGCACATCACCCGCAATCAGATAAAGACCGTCAGCTCAGCAAGGACGCAG GTAGAAGAGGGTGCAAGTAAAAGAATGGACAAAGAAGCAGAAGCTCTGAAGGCAGCGAGAGCAGAACTGTGCGAGGCCAGACGGCAGTGGCACCACATGCAGATCGAAATCGAGTCTCTCCACGCTGTG gaaaagggTTTGGAACGTTCACTGCGGGCCACGGAGCAGCAGTACCACATGCAACTACAAAACTTAGAAGGTGAGATTGAATGtttggagaaagagctgctggaagtgAGAAGGGGAATTGAGAAACAGCTTCGAGAGCACGAAATTCTCCTGAACACGAGGATGAAGCTGGAGGAGGAGATAGCGACGTATCGCAgtctgctggagcaggaagagAGCAG GTTCCGTTGCTCCATACCTGCCCAGAAGGATGACAAAAAGCCCAGCACCAGCAAGATCACCTTCACCCTGCCTGCAG ATAGTGTAAAGAAGCACAAACCAAAGAAGGTGGAACTGATGACAAAACAAGCAATCCTAGATGGAAATATCATGAAGGAAAGTGCTGAAGCTCATGGCACTGTACA gacagaaaaagTGGATGAAGTCATTAAGGAATGGGAAGGTTCTTTCTTTAAGGACAACCCTCGCTTAAGGAAAAAGTCCGTCTCGCTGCGGTttgacctgcacttggcagccACAGAGGAGGGGTGTCTACACACAAAGAacaaaaccttccctgacaTTGAAGTCAGGCTGGTGATGAGGAGATCCTGCAGCATCCCCTCCATCAAACCTTAA
- the LOC139682621 gene encoding keratin, type I cytoskeletal 20-like isoform X2, which translates to MAFSTHSIQRAVSTHLQPSAPSVSGFAPRKMSFHKIQAPSVYGGAGGYGTRISTSSSYSQGGSLQLSITGSDVLLAGNEKSTMQNLNDRLAAYLERVRALEKANSRIEMQIKEWYEKNTISTGQDYSSYFKTIEELRSKIAAAQLENARLALQIDNAKLAADDFRLKFENEHLLKKSAESDTAGLLRVRDDLTLIKADLEAQIESVNEELIFLKKNHEEDCSRLRKEVSGSVNVDMDAAPGTDLVAVMENMRKQYEEMAEKNRQEAKEHFEKQTAELNKVVAINIEQLQVQRKEITERRQIFQSLELELQSQLNMRQTLEGSVAETEARYNSQLAQIQGSIATLSAQLRQIRADMEAQNHEYSILLDIKTRLEMEIATYRRLLEGEESGISHQESNQIKTKKIKTIVEEVVDGKIVSSQVEEIEEKM; encoded by the exons ATGGCATTTTCCACCCACAGCATCCAGCGGGCTGTGAGCACCCACCTCCAACCCTCTGCACCCAGCGTCAGTGGGTTCGCCCCCAGGAAAATGTCCTTCCACAAGATCCAGGCCCCCAGTGTCTACGGGGGCGCCGGGGGCTACGGCACCCGCATATCCACCAGCAGCAGCTACAGCCAAGGGGGCAGCCTCCAGCTCAGCATCACTGGCAGCGACGTGCTGCTCGCTGGCAACGAGAAATCCACCATGCAGAACCTCAACGACCGCTTGGCCGCGTACCTGGAGAGGGTGCGCGCGCTGGAGAAGGCAAACTCCCGGATCGAGATGCAGATCAAGGAGTGGTATGAGAAGAACACCATAAGCACAGGGCAGGACTACAGCTCCTACTTCAAAACCATTGAAGAACTCCGAAGTAAA attgctgctgctcagctggaaAATGCCAGGCTTGCCCTGCAGATTGACAATGCCAAGCTGGCTGCTGATGACTTTAGACTGAA GTTTGAGAACGAGCACCTGCTCAAGAAGAGCGCGGAGAGCgacactgcagggctgctccGCGTCCGCGACGACCTGACCCTGATCAAAGCCGACCTGGAGGCCCAGATCGAGAGTGTCAACGAGGAACTCATCTTCCTTAAGAAGAACCATGAGGAG GACTGCAGCCGCCTGCGCAAGGAGGTGAGCGGCTCCGTGAACGTGGACATGGATGCTGCTCCCGGCACTGACCTGGTAGCTGTTATGGAAAACATGAGAAAGCAGTATGAAGAAATGGCAGAAAAGAACCGCCAAGAAGCCAAggaacattttgaaaagcag ACAGCAGAACTGAACAAGGTGGTTGCCATCAACATTGAACAGCTCCAGGTCCAAAGGAAAGAGATCACGGAACGGAGACAGATCTtccagagcctggagctggAATTACAGTCCCAGCTGAACATG AGACAGACCCTGGAAGGCTCAGTGGCTGAGACGGAGGCGCGGTACAACTCCCAGCTCGCCCAGATCCAGGGAAGCATCGCCACGCTGTCGGCTCAGCTGAGGCAGATCCGAGCCGACATGGAGGCCCAGAACCACGAGTACAGCATCCTGCTGGACATCAAGACTCGCCTGGAGATGGAGATCGCCACGTACCGGCGGCTGCTGGAGGGCGAGGAGAGCGG AATCTCACACCAAGAAAGCAATCAAAT TAAAACAAAGAAGATCAAGACAATAGTTGAGGAAGTGGTTGATGGCAAGATTGTCTCCTCTCAGGTCGAAGAGATCGAAGAGAAGATGTAA